The Aminivibrio pyruvatiphilus DNA segment TGAAGGCCGAGGGGACCCCTTTCATGAAAAGGGTGTGGAAAAAGCTCGTGGAGGTCCCCTACGGGAAAACGGCGAGCTACAAGGATCTCGCCATCGCCTCGGGAAACCCGAAGGCTGTCAGGGCCGTGGGGATGGCCAACGCCCGGAATCCCATCGCCATTTTCATTCCCTGCCACCGGATCATCGGGGCCGACGGAAAGCTCGTGGGATACGGCGGCGGGCTGGAATTGAAAACGTGGCTCCTCGACATGGAGGCTTCCCACTCCCTGGAGGAGCTCCCCGGCCGGTGAACCGGAGGCGCCCATGATCGTCAGCGCCAGCAGGCGGACGGACATCCCGGCTTTCTATGTCCTGTGGCTGGAGCGCCGCCTGGAGGAAGGCTTCGTTCTCGTCCGGAACCCCCGGAACCCGGCGCAGGTGAGAAGAATATCCCTCGCCCCTGTTGATGTGGACTGTTTCGTCTTCTGGACGAAGGATGCCCGTCCCCTGTCCGGCCTTCTGGACAGGCTGGACGGGGCAGGGTATCCCTATTATTTCCAGTGGACCGTCACCCCGTACGGTTCCGGTCTGGAGCCGGGGATCGCCCCGAAGGAGGAGATTCTCGCCGCCTTCCGGACCCTGGCCGGAAGGCTCGGGCCCCATAGGGTCGTCTGGCGGTACGACCCGGTGATCGTCTCGGAGGAATACCCGGCGGAACGGCACAAAGAGGAATTCGCCCGGATGTGCGCCTTTCTCGAGGGCAGCACAGAGCGATGCGTCCTGAGCTTCGTGGACATTTACCGCAGGAACCGGGGCAGGGGTTTGCGGGAAGCATCGCCGGAGATCATGCACAGTCTGGTCCGCTCCTTTGCCGAAAGCGCCGCCGGAAGAGGGATTTCCCTTCAAACCTGCTGCGAGGCGGAAGATTTCAGCGGGGAGGGTGTCCCCCGGGGAGCCTGCATCGACAGAATCCTGGCAGAGAAGCTCGCCGGGCGCCCTCTTGACGCCGGAAAGGACAGGAACCAGCGCCTCCTGTGCGGATGTGCCGCAAGCGCCGATATCGGAGCCTACGACACCTGTCCGGCGGGGTGCCTCTACTGCTACGCCGTCCGGGATCACCGGACAGCCGCAGCGAACCGCGCCCGCCACGACCCGGCCTCCCCCTTTCTCGTTCCCTGGTAAAAAAAAGCGGCCCCGAAGGGCCGCTGCATCACGAACTGCCGGTATTACGCCCTCAGGATCACCCGGTCCATTCCCGTCCGGAGAGCTTTCCTGTTCATCTCGAGCAGCTCGGGCCGCTTGCCGAGTTTTTCCTCGATGGCGTCCAGCATCTCCTGTTCCGACAGGGCCCCGCTCAGTTGGATATAGGCTCCGATGACCACGATGTTGGCCACCTTGGGTGACCCGATCTCGAGGGCGATGGCGTCCGCCCCTATCTCCGCAACCCGGACATCGGTCCGCTTCCCCTCCCACCGGCAGAGGGAACTGTTGAGCAGAACGATGCCCCCCGGCCGGACGGAGCCGACAAACTTCTCGAGAGACGGCTGGTTCATGGCGATGAGGGTATCCACGTACCGCGACACGGGAGCGCCGATCTCGCCGTCGGAAATGGTGACGGAGCAGTTCGCCGTTCCTCCCCTCTGTTCAGGCCCGTATTTCGGCAGAAACAGTGCGTTCCGCCCCGCCTTGCAGGAGGCATACCCCAGCATCTGCCCGATGACCATGACACCCTGTCCGCCGAACCCCGCCACGGTGATCTTCTTTTCCATGATCATGCCTCCCCGTCCCGGAACACGCCCAGGGGAAAGACCTTCAGAGTGTTCTCCCGCATCCAGTCCAGACACTCCAGAGCCGGCATCCCCCAGTTCGTGGGGCAGTTCGAGAGCAGCTCCACGAAGGTGAAGCCTTTCCCGGCCATCTGCATCCCGAAGGCCTTCCGGATGCCCTTCTTCGCCTTCAGGATGTTCGCCGGGCAGTCAAGGGCGAAGCGGGCGATGTACTTCGGGGCCTCGAGCTGGGAAAGGATTTCGCACATCTTCATGGGGTACCCCGACTCGGCGGGGTTTCTTCCCAGGGGGGCGGTAGTAGCCTTCTGCCCCACGAGGGTGGTGGGCGCCATCTGGCCTCCCGTCATGCCGTAGGTGCTGTTGTTGATGAAGATGACGGTAAAGTTCTCTCCCCGGTTGGCGGCGTGCATGATCTCCGCCATGCCGATGGCGGCCAGGTCGCCGTCGCCCTGGTAGGAGAAGACGAGCTTCCCGGGGGCCGCCCGCTTCGCGCCCGTGGCCACGGCGGGAGTCCGGCCGTGGGGAGAGACCACCACGTCGGTGTTGAAGTGGAACATGCCCAGGGTGCCGCACCCCACGGCCAGGACGGCCACGGTGTTCGTCCTCTGGCCCATCTCGTCCAGCAGCTCGGCGATGAGGCGGGTGGCCACGCCGTGAAGGCAGCCGGGGCAATAGGCCAGCCCCCGGTCGGTGAGGGATTTCGGCCGCTCGTATATCTTCTGCATGTCAGCGCGCCTCCTTTGCGATGGCCTGTTCCACGGCTTCGGCGATTTCCTCGTTGGTGAGGATGACCCCGCCGGACCGGCCGCAGGAATGGACCGGGATGGCGTCCGCCACCGCCAGGCGGATATCGTCCATCATCTGGACGGGGAGGGTCATCTCCGTGTCCAGCAGGAACTTCACCCTGCTCCTGTCGAGCCTCTTCAGGTGCTCCACCGGGAAGGGGTACAGGGAAACGGGACGGATCATGCCCGCCCGGATGCCCCTGCCCCGGAGCTCGCCGATGGCGGTCCTGGCGGCCCGGGCTGCGGTGCCGTAGGCCACGATCACGTACTCTGCGTCGTCGAGAAGGTATTCCTCGGCGAGGACTTCCTTTTCCTTCCACTCTTCGTACATTTCCCCGGCGCGGATGTTGAGGAGCTCCTGGTACTCCGGCTCCAGCAGGCAGGAGGTCACCACGTTCACGCCGACACCCGAGGGATTGAAGTACTTCGCTCCCCAGCCGGTGTAGGAGAAGGTCACCGGCTCCTTCGCCTCCGGAAGAGTCACGGGCTCCATCATGGAGCCGATCCAGCCGTCCATGAGCACCATCACCGGGTTCCGGTACTGCACCGCAAGATCGAAGGCTTTATAGGTGAGGTCGATGGCCTCCTGCACAGTGGAAGGAGCCAGGACAATCACCCGGAAGCCGCCATGGCCCAGGGCCTTCGTGGCATGGAGGTAATCCGACTGGGCTGCCTGGATGGCCCCGAGCCCGGGACCTCCCCGCATGACGTTCACGACCACCGCAGGCAGACAGGCGCCGGCGAGGGTGGAGATTCCCTCGGCCTTCAGACTGATCCCCGGGCCCGAGGAAGAGGTCATGGCAAGGGTCCCCATGGCCGCCGCCCCGTAGACCATGCAGACGGAAGCCGTCTCGCTCTCCCCCTGCAGGAAGACGCCGCCCACGGAGGGCATCCGCCGTGCCATGTACTCCGGTATCTCGTTCTGGGGCGTTATGGGATACCCGGCGAAAAACCGGCACCCCGCCAGGATTGCCGCTTCCGCGACAGCCTCGTTTCCTTTCAGGAACTGTCTTTCCATGATCCCTTCCTTTCCCGCGGGAACCAAGCCGGATCCCGCGATTTCCTCTATTTCTTCAGGGATATGACATGCAGGGGGCACACGGCGATGCAGAGGCCGCAGAGGACGCACTTCTCGGGATGGACCACGATTACAGGCCTGCACCCGCAGGCGTTTTCCCCCTCCCGGACCTCCATCACGCCCCTCTTGCAGACATCCATGCACAGGCCGCAGCCCCTGCACTTTTCCGGGTCCAGGAGGATGTGTACCGGCGGCTTTTTCATCCTGCCGACAGCCGGAGGGCAAGCCCCTCCACGGGACAGTCCGCCCACTCCGATGCTGCCTCCAGGAGGGGGGCCCGGACGGTAAGAAAGGCGAGGGAAAGGCCGTTCCTCTCCAGGATTTCCAGCAGGCGGCCGTGCCCCTTCTTCACATCCTCGAGGGTCGTCTCCCCGCCGAGGTTGGGATTGCTTACGATGCAGGGGGACGAAAGGCGGGCGGCGGCGGTGATGGCCGAAAGATCCCCGAGGAAGCACCTCTCGTCGGAGAAGGGGCGGTAGACGTTGACCACGTAGAGCGCCCGGGTGAGCCCCCCCGCGTCGGGGAGGCACTGCCCCAGGGATCGGGCACCGCTCACGCTGCCCCCCATGTCGAGAAAGCAGCGGACCCCTTCGTCCCGCAGATATTCGCTGACGCCGTCGGGCGGCACGGGCGAGTCGAGAAACTCGAGGCCCGAATGGAAGACCGCCCCGCTGCGCTCCACGGCATCCCTGGCCTCCCGGGAGCGGAAGAGGGGCTTGGTCTGGTCCATGTCGAAGAAATGGACAGGCGCCCCCCCGCCGCAGGCGGCCCGGATCGCCAGGTTCAGGGCAATCTCCGACTTGCCGCTGCCGGAGGGGCCGAGAAACACATAATTCTTTGCCTGCAGGCCCCGAAAGCTGCACACTTCGCCGGAATCCGTCACGTGTCCATCCCTTCGAGAAATTTCACCAGCAGACCGTTGAAGCGGTCCGGCTGTTCCATCATGAGGAAGTGGCCCGTGTCGGTCCATTCCACGTAGGTCAGGTCCGGAAAGGTCTCCCGGAGTTTCTGCTCCGTCTCCGCCGGAAGCTCGGGAATTTTGGAGTACACCGCCAGGGAAGGCACGCTGAAGCTGCGGCGCACCCAGTTCTCCCGCCGGATGAATTCGGCCATGGAACTGTTCGCCGCGTATGGGTCCGCCGATGCCATGACCCCGGTGATCTCTTTTCTCAGGTCTTCGGGGGTTCTGCCGTAGAAGGTGGCGTTGATGAACCAGAGGACGAGGTTCTCCCGGTCCGGGCCCGCCAGCCCGTCGGAAAGGCCCTTCATCTCCGCCTCCCATGGCGGGACCGCCCCCGGGTCGTCGGGAAGCCAGAAGAAGGCCCCGTCCGCGTTGCAGACGCCCCGGGCCTCGCCGGGGTAGTCGGCGAGGAACTGCACGGCCACCCCGTAGCCCATGCTGTGCCCGGCGAGCACCGGCCGCTTCACCCCGGCATGGTCGATCACCGCCTTCACGGCCCGGGCGAAGAACTGCAGGGTATAGGGCCTGTCATGGGGCTTATCGCTTTGCCCGAAGCCGGGAAGATCCAGGGCGATCACCCGGTACCGGTCCCGCAGGACGGAGGTCTGGAAACGCCAGAAGTCCCCCGTGCAGGCCCAGCCGTGGATGAAGACCACCGGCAGGGCGTCCCCGGCGCCTTCGTCCAGGTAGCTCACCTCGACGCCGTCGAAGGAGGCCGTCCGCAGGCGCTTCTCCGGTTCAGCCGCCGTAGGGACGGTTGCCGTCAGCACGATCAGGGCGGCACAGAACAGCCACGCCAGTTTCTTCATTGTCCGGATCATTGATACCAGCCTCCGCGATTAAAAGGTTTTTTTCCGGGTCTTGAACGCCCCTATTCTACATCCGCCAGAGAAAGAAGGGGGAACTTCACCCTCTCATTCCCCCGGAAGGGGCTATTTCATGTCGTGCAGTATCTGGGCCGAGGCATGGACCGCCTTCTGCAGGAGGTCCAGGCGGAAGTTCTCGTTCGGGGCGTGGCCCCCGCTGTCCTGGTTGGCGTAGGGAATTCCCAGGGCGGGAACGCCGAGAATATCGGTCCACACGTAGCTCGGCAGGCTTCCTCCCAGCCCGAGGGAGAGAGCGACCTTGTCGGTGTACACTTTTTCCAGGGCTGAAACCACCGTTCTGCACACCGGAAGATCGCCGTCGGTCTTCGACGGGTGCATGAAGCCGTGCACCGTCACCCGCGCATCGGGGGCATGGCGGGCGACATGCCGCCTGATTTTTTCCGCGATGTCAAGGGGGTTCTGGTCCACCACGAGCCGGGCGTCCATCTTCACCGAGGCTTTCGCCGGATTGATGGTCTTGGAGCCCTTCCCCTGGTAGCCGCAGGTAATCCCGTTGATGGTGAGCGTGGGCAGGAGGTTGAGCTTCGTGTAGTACCCGTTCTTGTCGAGGCCGAAGGAGGGCACGCCGTAGAGGTTTTTGAGGTTCTCTCTGTCGAAGGGCAGCCCGGCGATGATCTCCATGTCTTTTTCCGTTGGCGTCCGGACCCCGTCCATGAATCCTTCGATCAGGATGCTGCCCTGCTCGTCCTTCATGGTCCGGAGGAGGCGCAGAAGCTCCCACCCGGCGTTGGGTATGATATCCCCGCCGCGGCCGGAATGGCAGTCGAACCGGGCCGTTTCCATCTCGATCTCGAAGTTCAGCACCCCCCTGCACCCAAGGCAGACGTTGAGCACGTCCCCTGAAAGCATGGGACCGTCCACGGCGAGGGCGATGTCGCAGGCCAGCCTCTCCCGGTTCTGTTCCACGAAGGGGGCAAGGCTGGTGCTCCCCGACTCTTCCTCCCCCTCGAAGACAAACTTCACGCTGCAGGGAATGTCCGTCCCCGTCTCCCGGAAGGCCCGAACAGCCAGGATGTGGGCCATGAGCTGTCCCTTGTTGTCCGCAATTCCCCGGGCGTACAGCCTGCCGTCCCTGACGGCGGGCTCGAAGGGCCGGGACTCCCAGAGCTCCAGGGGCTCCGGAGGCTGAACGTCATAATGGCCGTAGAAAAGGACGGTCTTCCCATCCTTCCGGCCCGACGGGATCTCGCCGTACACCACGGGATTGCCTCCGGTTTCCAGGATTTCCGTCCTGATCCCGGCGGAGGTCATCATGTCCGCGAGAAGCCGGGCGCACTCCCGCACCCCTTCCCCGGTGGCGCTGATGGAAGGCTGCCGGACCAAATCCCCCACCGCCGACAGATAGTCTTTAAAGTGCTCATCAATATGCCTGTGCACGTGCTCCATTCTCTCGTTCCCCTTTCCCGGCGAATGCCATGTGGACCTATTCTATTGCATCCCCGCCTGAGATGTCCAAACCTTCCATTCCATCCGGCAGGGGAAAGGCCGAAAATTCCCCCGAAAGCTATCATTTCAACGGAATGGTCATGATATAATTCAGACAATACCCTCTCCCCCGGGAGAATTCCATCTGGGAGGCTTTCCTTTGAACGAAAAAACTTATTCCGTGCTTGTCTGCGACGACTCCGCGGTGATCCGGAAAACGCTCAGGTTCATTCTGGAAGAGTGGGGCGTTAAAAACATATTCGAGGCCAGGGACGGCAGTGAGTCCGTGGAACTTTACCGGGAACACCACCCCGATCTCGTGTTCATGGATATCGTGATGCCTGAAAAATCCGGCCTTGATGCCCTGGTGGAAATCCGGGAAGAGGATCCTTCGGCCCGGGTCGTCATGGCGTCGTCGACGGGGACGAAGAAAAACCTCATGACAGCCATCGATGCGGGAGCCTTCGATTTCATCCAGAAACCCTTCGAGAAGGACGTCATCCACACGCTCCTCCGCAGAATACTGAAAGGGGAGCTTGAATAATGTTCTCCCGTCATTTCGGCCAGTTTCTCCTCCAGGAGGGCATCGTCACTCCGCAGACTCTTTCCCGGGCGCTCGCCAGGCTGAGCGATGTCCGCCCTCTGGTGGGAATTCTCGCCCTGGCCAGGGACTTCATGACCCCGGCCCAGGTGAGGGAAGTCAACAGGATCCAGAAACGGGAGGACAAGCGATTCGGCCAGATCGCCATCGAGAAGGGCTACCTCACGGCGGAAAAACTCGAAGAACTTCTTTCGGCCCAGAAAAACGAACACGTCCTCCTGGGGCAGATACTCGTGGAGGACCGGATTCTCTCCCATGAGGGACTGGTCAGGGCTCTCGAACTGTACAGGGAAAAATCGGGCCTTTCTCCGGAAGGGTACGAAGCCATGACAGGGGGCGACACCGACAGGGCCGTGGCCTCGGTCCTCGCGGGACAGCCCGGCGGAAAAAACTCCCTCGTCAGGGCCTGGGCGGAACTCTTCGTCAGGAACGTCATCCGCTTCGTGGACCCCGCCGCAGCCCTCGATCCTCTGGCCGAGAAAGGAAACGGAGAGCTCATCACCTTTCTGCAGCCCATGAAGGGCGACCGTGAACTTGCCGTTTTCATCTCCGCGGAGAAAAACGTCCTGGCCGACCTGGCCCGGAGATTCTCCGACCTCGCTTCCGGCTCGTACGATGAAATGGCCCGGGCGGCAGTGGAAGAATTTCTCAACGTGAGCAACGGCCTCTTTACCGTCAACTGCTCCGACAGGGGCATTGAGCTCGATCTCCTTCCCCAGGAAGAAGTTCCCCGCGACGACCCCCGCCTCCGGAAAAAACCGGACGGCCTGCTGCCCCTGCTTCTGCCCGAAGGGATCCTCTGGGCAGGGATTCTCTGCTGATCCCGGAAGAGAACACTGAAGGGGCGCCACGGAACGAGCCGGAGGCGCCCCTGAATGTTTGCCTGAACATTTCCCCTTGACAAATCTCCCCGGAAGACTAGAATAGTCCACCAATACCACCCTGCGGAACATCGCAAAGAAAGGAGACGGCCCTATGACGAAGCTGACGGTTTTCACGAACAGCCATTTCAACGGCGGATTTTTCCAGTTCGCGTTTACCGGCGGCCTGTGGCTTTATTGCGCCACCGGCCCGGCTTTCCGTAGAGATCCGTCTTCGGCCTCTTCGTATCCGCACTCCCCGGGAGCAACCCAGGCCTAGGGAAGCACCGGAACAAGAAAAGGAACAGTCGCCGGAACCGGGTTTCTACACCCCGGTTCCGGCGTTTTTTATGGGAACGCATACTGAAAGGGGGCAGGAAGAATCATGATAGTGGTCGAAATGGCGCAGAACAGTACGGGAATTGACCTGGAGCGGGTGCGCGAATCAGTGGAACGGAGCGGAAAGAGCTGCCGGGTCGTGTCCGGGAGAGAGGCATCCTATATCGTGGCGTCCGACGGAACGGACACATCAGGCGTCAGCGCCCTTCCCGGAGTCCGGAAAGTGAATGCCGTTTCCTGCTGCTACCCCCTCGCAAGCCGTGCAGTGCGTCCCGGGTCCAGGCCGGTGGAGATCGCCCCCGGCGTGGTTCTCGGAGAGGGTGATCCCGTTGTCATGGCCGGTCCCTGCGCCGTCGAAAGCAGGGATCAGCTTCTGGAAACGGCCCTGGCCGTCAGGAAGGCGGGAGCCCGCATCCTCCGCGGCGGGGCCTTCAAACCCCGGTCCCACCCCTACGCTTTCCAGGGGCTCGGAAGCGAGGGGATCGCCCTCCTGAAGGAAGCCCGGAAAGCCTCCGGGCTCCCCGTGATCACCGAAGTGATGTCCCCCGAGGAGGCGGAATGGGTGGCTCCCCACGTGGACATCCTCCAGGTGGGGGCGAGAAACATGCAGAATTTCAGCCTTCTCAAGGTACTCGGCCGGCTGGACAGGCCCGTGCTCCTGAAGCGGGGCATGGCCGCCACGGTAGAGGAATGGCTCCAGGCAGCGGAGTACATCCTCGCGGGAGGCAACGACCGGGTCATCCTGTGCGAACGGGGCATCCGGAGCTTTGATCAGAACACCCGGAACACCCTGGACCTCGGGGTTATCCCCCTGCTCAAGTCCCTGACCCACCTCCCCGTGGTCGCGGACCCGAGCCATGCCACAGGCCGGAGAGACCTGGTGCTCCCCATGAGCCTCGCCGCCATCGCCGCAGGCGCCGACGGCCTGCTCGTGGAAGTTCACTGCGACCCCGGGGCCGCCCTCTGCGACGGCCCCCAGTCCCTCGACCCGGAAGAGTTTTCCCGTCTCATGACGGCGGCGAAAAGAATCATGGAAGCGGTCCGGGAGGAGGGAACTCCGTGGGAAAGAATGCTCGCCAGGTAACCGTCCGGACGGAAACCGGGGAGCAGGGAGACATCCGCCTCCGGTGCGGCTCCTTTCCCACCGGTGTCGTCGTCGGCCGGGGACTCCTCCCCAGGCTGAACTCCCTGACCGGACGGGATGAATGCCCCTTCGTAGTGGCCGATGAGATCACCGGGCCCCTTTTCGGAGACTATCCTGGAAAGAGAAAGGGCATGCATCTCCTCCCCCGGGGAGAAAAAGGGAAAAGCCTTTCCAGTATCGGCGGGATCTACGCGTCCCTCGCCGGATGCGGAATGGAGCGCACGGACACGATTCTCGCCCTGGGAGGAGGCGTCACGGGCGACGCGGCGGGCTTCGCGGCCGCCACCTGGATGCGGGGCATCCGGCTCATCCAGTGCCCCACCACCCTCCTCGCCCAGGCGGACAGCGCCATCGGCGGAAAGACAGGAGCGAATCTCCCGGAGGGGAAAAACCTCGTGGGGGCCTTCCATCCCGCCGAATGGGTCCTCTCGGACGTGGAATGCCTCCGCTCCCAGAAGGAGGAGGACTTCCGGCAGGGTCTCGCCGAAGCGGTGAAATACGGGGCGGGAGAGGACTGGCGCTTCCTTTCGTGGCTCGAGGAAAACGCAGGCCCCATCCTGAGGCGCGACTGCGGGGTTCTTCTCCGGCTTGTTTCGGAATGCTCAAGAATGAAACTGACGGTGGTCTCGGAGGACGAACGGGAGCAGACGGGCGCCCGGGCCCGTCTGAACCTCGGCCACACCGTGGGGCACGCCCTTGAGGCGGCCTCGGGGTTCGGCCGCTGGAAGCACGGCGACGCCGTGGCTGCGGGAATGATGGTCGCCGCGAGGCTGGCTCTCCGGCTCGGGGAGCTGCAGGAGAACACCGTCCGGAGAATCGGGAGACTGCTCCGTTCCTTCGGCCTTCCCCTGACGCCGGACATCCCCTGGGAAGAAACGGCTCCGTACCTGGCCATGGACAAAAAATTTACCGGAGGCTCCCCCCGGCTGGTAATCCCCGGAGAGGGAAAACCATGCCGCCTCAGGGACGACATCCCCCTTTCCCTCCTCCGGGAGGCCTACGAAGAAAGGATTGCCGCACTGGACGGAACATCCCTTTCCATGTACTCTTGAAAGAAGAAAGGAGGTGGAAAAATGGGCAAACTGACAGGAAAAAAACTGCTTCTCCTCGGTGAGCGGGACGGCGTTCCCGGACCCGCCATGGAGGCATGCCTGAAGGGGAGCGGCGCTTCCATCGAATTCTCCGTGACGGAGTGCTTTGTCTGAACCGCCGCCGGAGCGATGGACCTGCAGAATCAGCAGCGCATCAAGGATGCCGCTGAGAAATTCGGAGCGGAAAACGTCGTGGTCATCCTCGGTTCCTCCGACGCCGAAGGCGCGGAGATCTACGCGGAGACCGTAAGCAACGGCGATCCGACCTTTGCAGGTTCTCTCGCGGGAGTCTCGTTGGGACTCCCCGTGTACCATGTATTCGAACAGGATATTCGCGAAGAGTGCGACCCCGAAGAATGGGAAGCTCAGATCAGCATGATGGAAATGGTGCTCGACCCCGACGCCCTCGCGGCGGCGGTGAAGGGCATCCGCGAACAGTTCAGCAAGCACGCGCTCTGAGAGAGCGTAACAAGCCCCCGGAAATGAACAGTTCCCGATGCCGGTTTTTCACGGCTCAGGGGGCGCAGTTCATAACCGGGGGTTTATTTGTCTGAAAAACATTCTGATCAAAACAGCCTCACAATTCGTTTCGCCGGCCTACCACCTCCTCTTTTTCTCATTATGTTTGAAGGGAAAAAAAGTACTTTTTTTGCTACTCTTCAAGCATCGGCCATTGAAAATCGGCTTTAAAAATGTGTGATGCCTTCTGTTAAATATTTTCCAAGAAACTGCATTGATATTATCGTAAAATTTCCAGATAGTTTGGGTTTTTTTGCTATACTTCCCATGGTGTTTTAAAATATTTGTATTCGAGGTGCTGTTATGGAGTGCCCGGTAAGGGAAAGTATTGCTCACGTTCGTGAAAAAGACGGAGCGCGTCAGACCTTGGAGGAACATTTATTTGGAACGGCTTCCATAAGCAGAAAACACGCTGAAAAAATGGGCTTGGGCACCATGGGAGAACTGCAGGGATTACTCCATGACATAGGAAAAAACGGCTCGGAATTTCAGGCCTATCTGGCCTCCGCCGAAGGAATACTGGATCAGGATTGCGATGAGTATGTGGACGCGGCGCAACAGAAGGGGAAAATTGACCATTCTACTGCGGGAGCCCAATATCTTTGGAACACTATTCCCCACAAAGACTATGTGACGGCTTGCGCCGCTCAAATGTTAGCCCTGAGCATCGCATCCCACCATTCGGGTTTGATAGATTGCCTTGCCCCCGACGGCACCGATAACTTCACCAAGAGAATGAACAAACCGGACAGAAGTACCCATTTCTCCGAAGCCCTTGGAAAAATGCCTCGCCCCCTTGCCCAGAGGATACAGCAAATTCTCGACGGACCTGAACTTCACCGGGAGTTCAAAAATCACCTCTCCTCCGTTATCCAAAAAGAAAAAAGCCATGAGGCAGGAACCAACGACGAGAAGATGAAACTTGTATTATCCTTCAAGATCGGGCTCACCTTGCGCATGCTCTTCAGTTGCCTGATCGACGGAGACAGAACGGATACAGCCAATTTTGAAAAAGAGTGGGCAGCCTCCGAACGGCAGGAAGGAAACTATGTCTCCTGGAGCGTTCTGGCGGAACGTTTGGAACAATATCTCGATTCACTAAAAGGCAGCGGCCCCATCAACGAAAAAAGAAAGAAAGTCTCCGAAGAATGCCGCGCAGCAGCGGCAAGAAACAGCGGTTTTTTCACTCTTTCCGTCCCAACAGGGGGAGGAAAAACACTGGCCAGTCTCCGTTTCGCCCTTCATCACGCTCTCCGTTACGAGCATTCCCCCCAAAAGATTGATCGCATTCTTTATGTCATTCCCTACACTTCCATCATTGACCAGAACGCCCAAGTCGCCAGGGATATCCTTGAACCACCCCATGAGAGGAACCGGGTTGTCCTTGAGTGCCATTCGAACCTGCCGGAAGAGCGGGAGTCGTGGCGAAGCCGGCTGCTCACCGAGAATTGGGACGCCCCCGTAGTCTTCACGACGAGCGTTCAGTTCCTGGAGGCTCTGTTCGGCAGCGGAACCAGGAGTGTCCGGCGGATGCACCAGCTCGCAAATTCCATCCTCATCTTCGATGAGATTCAGACCCTCCCGGTCAGGACCGTGCATATGTTCTGCAATGCCCTGAATTTCCTCGCCGAGCACTGCGGAACCAGGGCCGTCCTCTGTACCGCCACACAACCTCTGCTGCACAAAGTGGACGGAAGGCTTGGATCCCTTCGCTGTTCGGAGAAGGACGAGATAGTGCAATGCGTGCCCGCCCTCTTCGAAGCCTTCCGCCGGGTTGACGTTTTCGACAGGACCCGCCCGAAAGGTTATACCGACGAGGAAATTGCTTCCCTTGCACTCGGTCAGCAGA contains these protein-coding regions:
- a CDS encoding methylated-DNA--[protein]-cysteine S-methyltransferase, translated to MLYVRETIVGPMAIGSDGEFITHLYLPKNTAELVGFGKKEPPVVKEAFRQLELYLAGKLKKFDLPLKAEGTPFMKRVWKKLVEVPYGKTASYKDLAIASGNPKAVRAVGMANARNPIAIFIPCHRIIGADGKLVGYGGGLELKTWLLDMEASHSLEELPGR
- a CDS encoding DUF1848 domain-containing protein, which produces MIVSASRRTDIPAFYVLWLERRLEEGFVLVRNPRNPAQVRRISLAPVDVDCFVFWTKDARPLSGLLDRLDGAGYPYYFQWTVTPYGSGLEPGIAPKEEILAAFRTLAGRLGPHRVVWRYDPVIVSEEYPAERHKEEFARMCAFLEGSTERCVLSFVDIYRRNRGRGLREASPEIMHSLVRSFAESAAGRGISLQTCCEAEDFSGEGVPRGACIDRILAEKLAGRPLDAGKDRNQRLLCGCAASADIGAYDTCPAGCLYCYAVRDHRTAAANRARHDPASPFLVPW
- a CDS encoding 2-oxoacid:acceptor oxidoreductase family protein → MEKKITVAGFGGQGVMVIGQMLGYASCKAGRNALFLPKYGPEQRGGTANCSVTISDGEIGAPVSRYVDTLIAMNQPSLEKFVGSVRPGGIVLLNSSLCRWEGKRTDVRVAEIGADAIALEIGSPKVANIVVIGAYIQLSGALSEQEMLDAIEEKLGKRPELLEMNRKALRTGMDRVILRA
- a CDS encoding thiamine pyrophosphate-dependent enzyme: MQKIYERPKSLTDRGLAYCPGCLHGVATRLIAELLDEMGQRTNTVAVLAVGCGTLGMFHFNTDVVVSPHGRTPAVATGAKRAAPGKLVFSYQGDGDLAAIGMAEIMHAANRGENFTVIFINNSTYGMTGGQMAPTTLVGQKATTAPLGRNPAESGYPMKMCEILSQLEAPKYIARFALDCPANILKAKKGIRKAFGMQMAGKGFTFVELLSNCPTNWGMPALECLDWMRENTLKVFPLGVFRDGEA
- the vorB gene encoding 3-methyl-2-oxobutanoate dehydrogenase subunit VorB, whose amino-acid sequence is MERQFLKGNEAVAEAAILAGCRFFAGYPITPQNEIPEYMARRMPSVGGVFLQGESETASVCMVYGAAAMGTLAMTSSSGPGISLKAEGISTLAGACLPAVVVNVMRGGPGLGAIQAAQSDYLHATKALGHGGFRVIVLAPSTVQEAIDLTYKAFDLAVQYRNPVMVLMDGWIGSMMEPVTLPEAKEPVTFSYTGWGAKYFNPSGVGVNVVTSCLLEPEYQELLNIRAGEMYEEWKEKEVLAEEYLLDDAEYVIVAYGTAARAARTAIGELRGRGIRAGMIRPVSLYPFPVEHLKRLDRSRVKFLLDTEMTLPVQMMDDIRLAVADAIPVHSCGRSGGVILTNEEIAEAVEQAIAKEAR
- a CDS encoding 4Fe-4S binding protein yields the protein MKKPPVHILLDPEKCRGCGLCMDVCKRGVMEVREGENACGCRPVIVVHPEKCVLCGLCIAVCPLHVISLKK
- a CDS encoding alpha/beta fold hydrolase — encoded protein: MIRTMKKLAWLFCAALIVLTATVPTAAEPEKRLRTASFDGVEVSYLDEGAGDALPVVFIHGWACTGDFWRFQTSVLRDRYRVIALDLPGFGQSDKPHDRPYTLQFFARAVKAVIDHAGVKRPVLAGHSMGYGVAVQFLADYPGEARGVCNADGAFFWLPDDPGAVPPWEAEMKGLSDGLAGPDRENLVLWFINATFYGRTPEDLRKEITGVMASADPYAANSSMAEFIRRENWVRRSFSVPSLAVYSKIPELPAETEQKLRETFPDLTYVEWTDTGHFLMMEQPDRFNGLLVKFLEGMDT
- a CDS encoding M20/M25/M40 family metallo-hydrolase → MEHVHRHIDEHFKDYLSAVGDLVRQPSISATGEGVRECARLLADMMTSAGIRTEILETGGNPVVYGEIPSGRKDGKTVLFYGHYDVQPPEPLELWESRPFEPAVRDGRLYARGIADNKGQLMAHILAVRAFRETGTDIPCSVKFVFEGEEESGSTSLAPFVEQNRERLACDIALAVDGPMLSGDVLNVCLGCRGVLNFEIEMETARFDCHSGRGGDIIPNAGWELLRLLRTMKDEQGSILIEGFMDGVRTPTEKDMEIIAGLPFDRENLKNLYGVPSFGLDKNGYYTKLNLLPTLTINGITCGYQGKGSKTINPAKASVKMDARLVVDQNPLDIAEKIRRHVARHAPDARVTVHGFMHPSKTDGDLPVCRTVVSALEKVYTDKVALSLGLGGSLPSYVWTDILGVPALGIPYANQDSGGHAPNENFRLDLLQKAVHASAQILHDMK
- a CDS encoding response regulator is translated as MNEKTYSVLVCDDSAVIRKTLRFILEEWGVKNIFEARDGSESVELYREHHPDLVFMDIVMPEKSGLDALVEIREEDPSARVVMASSTGTKKNLMTAIDAGAFDFIQKPFEKDVIHTLLRRILKGELE